The Muricauda sp. SCSIO 65647 genome includes a region encoding these proteins:
- a CDS encoding TPM domain-containing protein, which yields MSEVEDFLTAAEEQEIVDAILKAEKNTSGEIRVHIENSAKIDHFSRAQQVFHMLKMDNTKDENGVLIYVAVHDHKFVIYGDRGIDQAVPRGFWDSTRDVMATYFKKADFKNGIIQGILKAGKELEAHFPWHHGDINELSDEVSKG from the coding sequence ATGTCTGAGGTTGAAGACTTTTTGACAGCAGCGGAAGAACAAGAAATCGTTGATGCCATACTAAAAGCTGAGAAGAACACTTCAGGTGAGATTAGGGTACATATCGAGAATTCTGCCAAAATAGATCATTTCAGCCGTGCCCAACAAGTGTTCCACATGCTGAAGATGGACAATACCAAAGACGAGAACGGGGTGCTCATCTATGTGGCCGTTCACGACCATAAATTTGTCATCTATGGAGATAGGGGCATTGACCAAGCCGTTCCGAGAGGTTTCTGGGATTCTACCCGTGATGTGATGGCCACCTATTTCAAAAAAGCTGATTTCAAAAATGGGATCATCCAGGGCATTCTAAAAGCTGGAAAGGAATTGGAGGCACATTTTCCTTGGCACCATGGCGATATCAATGAACTGAGCGATGAGGTTTCAAAAGGTTAG
- a CDS encoding LemA family protein encodes MKKWLIPVIIIAVIAFALYQWAVGFNNTAVEYEADAKTAWSNVESSYQRRNDLIGNLVKTVQGAADFERETLTDVIEARAKATSTTIDANNITAQQLAEFQQAQTGLSSALSRLLVTVERYPELKANQNFLELQSQLEGTENRINVARDRYNEKVNIYDIHTTKFPGKLLAGLFGFDEMPRYKADPGSENAPDVEFNFE; translated from the coding sequence ATGAAAAAATGGTTAATCCCTGTAATAATCATCGCCGTAATCGCCTTTGCCCTTTACCAATGGGCAGTAGGCTTCAACAATACCGCTGTTGAGTATGAGGCCGATGCAAAAACCGCTTGGTCGAATGTCGAAAGTTCATATCAACGTAGAAACGACCTTATCGGCAATCTGGTAAAAACCGTACAAGGGGCCGCTGATTTTGAGCGCGAGACCCTGACCGATGTAATCGAAGCGCGTGCCAAGGCCACTTCGACCACCATTGATGCCAACAACATTACTGCACAACAACTGGCTGAATTTCAACAGGCCCAAACTGGTCTATCTTCTGCGCTTTCAAGGCTTTTGGTCACCGTGGAGAGGTATCCGGAACTAAAGGCAAACCAAAATTTTTTGGAGCTTCAATCACAATTGGAGGGTACGGAAAACCGTATCAATGTGGCCCGTGACCGCTATAACGAGAAGGTAAATATCTACGACATCCATACCACAAAATTTCCGGGAAAATTGTTGGCCGGTCTCTTCGGATTCGATGAGATGCCCAGATATAAAGCGGACCCGGGCTCTGAAAATGCACCTGATGTAGAATTCAATTTTGAGTAG
- a CDS encoding MerR family transcriptional regulator, whose translation MHVELPEKRYYAIGEVAKAFGVNTSLIRFWEKEFDVLQPKKNAKGNRKFTPQDIKNLQLIYHLVKERGFTLEGAKIHLKEEKHKTLSNFEVIQKLQKVKAELQKIKEQL comes from the coding sequence ATGCATGTAGAGCTTCCTGAAAAACGATATTATGCAATTGGTGAAGTCGCCAAGGCCTTTGGTGTGAACACCTCGTTAATACGTTTTTGGGAAAAAGAGTTCGATGTGCTGCAACCCAAGAAAAATGCCAAGGGCAATCGAAAGTTCACCCCTCAAGACATCAAAAACCTACAATTGATCTATCATTTGGTGAAAGAGCGGGGTTTTACACTTGAGGGAGCAAAAATTCACCTAAAGGAAGAAAAGCACAAGACACTTTCGAACTTTGAGGTGATCCAGAAACTTCAAAAGGTCAAGGCCGAGCTTCAAAAAATCAAGGAACAGCTCTGA
- a CDS encoding M23 family metallopeptidase: MSKVKYYYDPDTLSYRKIEPKKSRKYRNLFFFLLGSFLFGFLGLIVLLNTNFLNTPKELSLEREVRNYELQFEILNRKMDQMEQVLGNIEDRDNNIYRLYFEANPIPEEQRRAGFGGVNRYKSLEGFNNSEIIVDATRRLDIIQKQMVIQSKSLDEIAKLAEEKEKLLAAIPAIQPVRNEDLTRMASGYGWRSDPFTKARKMHRGMDFTAPRGTPIYATGDGKVIRADNRSSGYGKHIRIEHGYGYMTLYAHLSKYNVSVGQKVKRGDLIGFVGNTGRSEAPHLHYEVWKDDDRINPINFYYGSLTAEEFENMLKFANQENQSLD; encoded by the coding sequence ATGTCTAAAGTAAAGTACTATTACGATCCTGATACGCTGTCTTATCGAAAGATTGAGCCGAAAAAGTCTAGAAAGTACAGAAATTTATTCTTTTTTCTCTTGGGTTCTTTTCTTTTCGGATTTTTAGGGTTGATCGTATTGCTCAACACCAACTTTCTGAACACGCCAAAAGAGCTTTCCCTTGAAAGGGAAGTGCGAAACTATGAGCTACAGTTCGAGATTCTTAATCGTAAAATGGATCAGATGGAACAGGTACTGGGCAATATTGAAGATCGTGACAACAACATTTACCGTCTCTACTTTGAGGCCAATCCCATACCTGAAGAGCAGCGTCGTGCGGGCTTCGGCGGGGTGAACCGATATAAATCGTTGGAAGGTTTCAACAACTCGGAAATCATCGTCGATGCGACCCGTCGTTTAGATATCATTCAAAAACAGATGGTCATCCAATCAAAATCATTGGATGAGATCGCGAAACTGGCGGAAGAAAAGGAAAAACTGCTGGCCGCCATACCTGCCATACAACCTGTTCGAAACGAAGACCTGACCCGTATGGCCTCAGGTTATGGATGGCGATCAGATCCCTTTACCAAAGCCAGAAAGATGCACCGGGGCATGGATTTTACGGCTCCGCGGGGCACGCCCATCTATGCCACTGGAGATGGCAAGGTAATACGGGCCGACAACCGTTCGTCTGGGTATGGCAAACATATCAGAATCGAACATGGCTATGGCTATATGACCCTTTATGCCCATTTGAGCAAGTATAATGTGAGTGTCGGACAAAAAGTGAAGCGTGGTGACCTTATTGGTTTTGTGGGCAATACCGGCCGTTCTGAGGCACCCCATCTTCATTATGAGGTATGGAAAGATGACGATCGTATCAATCCGATCAACTTCTACTACGGTAGTTTGACCGCAGAAGAATTCGAGAACATGTTGAAATTTGCAAACCAAGAGAACCAATCGCTTGATTAA
- the alaS gene encoding alanine--tRNA ligase, whose amino-acid sequence MTSQKVRDQFLSFFKSKDHTIVPSAPMVMKDDPTLMFTNAGMNQFKEYFLGNSTPKHKRVADTQKCLRVSGKHNDLEEVGKDTYHHTMFEMLGNWSFGDYFKKEAIAWAWELLTKVYGIDKDRLYVSVFEGSDDADKLEMDKEAFDLWKGIVPEDRIIMGDKKDNFWEMGDQGPCGPCSEIHVDIRADAERKKADGASLVNQDHPQVVEIWNLVFIQYNRKANGQLEDLPEKHIDTGMGFERLCMVLQGVQSNYDTDIFTPLIREIETITNKRYGKNEEIDVAIRVVADHVRAVAFSIADGQLPSNTGAGYVIRRILRRAIRYGFTFLDTDKPFIHRLVKVLGEQMGKAFPELKKQQQLIENVIKEEEQSFLGTLEQGLVLLDSVIKSSKGKKIDGHKAFELYDTFGFPIDLTTLILEEKGYELDVSGFETALQEQKDRSRAASEVSKGDWTVLQKDAAQEFVGYDTLEANVKIVKYRMVKSKKGGEQYQLVFNLTPFYAEGGGQVGDKGYLETPNGDVTYIVDTKKENNEIVHFAESLPKETSVTFKAVVDKKQRQRTAANHTATHLLHQALREVLGGHVEQKGSAVHSKYLRFDFSHFSKLTTEQLREVENFVNARIEGQLPLEEKRNIPMSKAMAEGAIALFGEKYGDTVRTVRFGQSIELCGGTHVRNTADIWHFKIVSEGAIAAGVRRIEAITSDAVKDFYFNNNRTLYEIKDLLNNAQDPLKAVVSLQEENAQLKKQVESLLKAKAKNLKGDLLNEMKEVNGVNFLAKKVDLDAAGMKDLVFEMGQSKDNIFVLLGAENDGKALLTCYIAKNLVAEKDLNAGTIVRELGKYIQGGGGGQPFFATAGGKNPAGIDEALSKSSEYIT is encoded by the coding sequence ATGACTTCCCAAAAGGTTAGAGATCAGTTTTTAAGCTTTTTCAAATCGAAAGACCATACCATCGTGCCCTCGGCGCCCATGGTCATGAAAGATGACCCTACCCTCATGTTCACCAATGCCGGCATGAACCAGTTCAAAGAATATTTCTTGGGAAATTCGACACCAAAACACAAACGGGTGGCCGATACCCAAAAATGCCTACGGGTAAGTGGTAAGCACAATGACCTGGAAGAAGTCGGCAAAGACACCTATCACCACACCATGTTTGAGATGTTGGGCAATTGGAGTTTTGGCGATTACTTTAAAAAGGAAGCCATTGCGTGGGCCTGGGAGCTGTTGACCAAGGTGTATGGTATCGACAAAGACCGGCTCTATGTTTCGGTCTTCGAGGGAAGCGATGATGCCGATAAGCTTGAAATGGACAAAGAGGCCTTTGACCTTTGGAAAGGTATCGTGCCCGAAGACCGTATCATTATGGGCGACAAAAAAGACAATTTTTGGGAAATGGGCGATCAGGGTCCCTGTGGGCCATGCTCAGAAATTCATGTCGACATACGCGCTGATGCAGAACGCAAAAAGGCTGATGGGGCCTCACTGGTAAACCAAGACCACCCCCAAGTGGTCGAGATCTGGAACTTGGTCTTCATTCAATACAACCGAAAGGCCAATGGCCAGCTTGAAGATCTTCCTGAAAAACATATCGATACCGGTATGGGGTTTGAGCGCTTGTGCATGGTGCTGCAAGGGGTGCAATCGAATTATGACACTGATATATTCACGCCCCTTATTCGAGAGATCGAAACCATAACGAACAAACGATATGGTAAAAACGAAGAAATCGATGTGGCCATTCGTGTGGTTGCCGACCATGTTCGTGCGGTGGCCTTTTCCATTGCCGATGGGCAGTTGCCGAGCAATACCGGGGCGGGCTATGTCATACGTAGAATTTTACGACGGGCCATTCGTTATGGCTTTACCTTTTTAGACACCGACAAGCCCTTTATACATCGCTTGGTCAAGGTGCTGGGCGAGCAGATGGGCAAAGCGTTTCCTGAACTGAAAAAACAACAGCAGCTGATCGAGAATGTGATCAAGGAAGAAGAGCAATCTTTTTTGGGCACGTTAGAACAGGGATTGGTGTTGCTTGATTCCGTAATTAAATCCTCTAAGGGGAAAAAAATCGATGGTCACAAAGCTTTTGAACTCTACGATACTTTTGGATTTCCGATAGATCTCACCACTCTTATTTTAGAGGAAAAGGGGTATGAATTGGATGTAAGTGGATTTGAAACTGCGCTACAAGAACAAAAAGACCGTTCCCGAGCCGCTTCAGAAGTATCAAAAGGTGATTGGACGGTTTTGCAAAAAGATGCAGCGCAAGAATTTGTAGGGTACGACACTTTGGAAGCCAATGTCAAAATAGTGAAATATCGTATGGTCAAAAGTAAAAAGGGGGGCGAGCAGTACCAATTGGTTTTTAACCTTACCCCTTTTTATGCCGAAGGGGGTGGCCAAGTAGGTGACAAGGGCTATTTGGAAACACCCAATGGTGATGTTACCTATATCGTCGATACCAAAAAGGAGAACAATGAGATCGTGCATTTTGCCGAAAGTCTCCCCAAAGAAACTTCAGTAACCTTTAAGGCCGTGGTCGATAAAAAACAACGTCAACGAACCGCTGCCAACCATACGGCGACCCACTTGTTGCACCAAGCGTTACGAGAGGTATTGGGCGGCCATGTCGAGCAAAAGGGTTCTGCGGTGCATTCAAAATATTTACGGTTTGACTTTTCTCATTTTTCGAAGCTTACCACCGAGCAATTACGAGAGGTAGAGAATTTTGTGAATGCCCGCATCGAAGGTCAACTGCCCTTGGAGGAAAAAAGAAATATTCCCATGAGCAAGGCCATGGCCGAGGGGGCCATCGCCCTGTTTGGCGAGAAGTATGGCGATACGGTACGCACGGTTCGCTTTGGGCAATCGATCGAACTTTGTGGGGGCACCCATGTACGGAACACCGCTGATATTTGGCACTTTAAAATTGTATCAGAGGGAGCCATTGCGGCAGGCGTACGTAGAATAGAGGCCATCACTTCAGATGCGGTCAAAGATTTTTACTTCAATAACAACCGAACCCTTTATGAAATAAAAGACCTGTTGAACAATGCCCAAGACCCCTTGAAAGCCGTCGTTTCTTTACAAGAAGAAAATGCACAGCTCAAAAAACAGGTCGAAAGCCTGTTGAAGGCCAAAGCCAAGAATCTCAAAGGCGACCTGCTCAATGAGATGAAAGAGGTCAATGGCGTCAATTTTCTTGCAAAAAAGGTTGATTTGGATGCTGCTGGCATGAAAGACCTGGTATTTGAAATGGGTCAGTCAAAAGACAACATCTTTGTGTTGTTGGGTGCCGAAAATGACGGTAAGGCCCTATTGACCTGTTATATCGCCAAAAATCTAGTGGCCGAGAAAGATTTAAATGCGGGCACCATTGTTCGCGAATTGGGCAAATACATTCAAGGTGGTGGTGGTGGCCAACCATTTTTTGCCACAGCTGGAGGCAAAAACCCCGCAGGGATTGACGAGGCGTTATCAAAGTCTTCGGAATATATTACATGA
- a CDS encoding KAP family NTPase encodes MKKFRSPKFNLKYILGEIILLFVGINLAIWFNNWNNSKTIDKNKTVAIQKIREEIESNLDELIEARDQNGRIPDFIEKYDALSSENGDYILMSADEMVSFKEEYSQFYKVIDSTAADHNRFLYKGSTFIHLRMPELSKIAWETSKATGIFNEFGFDCLYELESMYNLQGLVEKEINNAFTALQEESIERLLRILVFIDQLDKQLEDDYREMLKSLDNCG; translated from the coding sequence ATGAAAAAGTTTAGGTCCCCAAAGTTCAATTTGAAATACATTTTAGGCGAGATTATCTTGCTCTTTGTGGGCATCAATCTTGCCATTTGGTTCAACAATTGGAACAATTCAAAAACAATTGATAAAAACAAGACGGTCGCCATACAAAAAATAAGGGAGGAGATAGAAAGTAATCTGGATGAATTGATCGAAGCAAGGGACCAAAATGGAAGAATACCCGATTTCATTGAAAAATATGACGCATTGTCTTCAGAAAATGGCGATTACATATTGATGTCAGCTGATGAAATGGTTTCTTTCAAAGAAGAATATAGCCAGTTTTATAAGGTCATCGACTCGACCGCAGCAGACCATAACAGGTTTCTTTATAAGGGCAGTACCTTTATCCATCTAAGAATGCCCGAATTGAGCAAAATCGCTTGGGAAACCTCAAAGGCGACCGGTATATTCAATGAATTTGGTTTCGACTGTCTTTATGAGCTTGAAAGCATGTACAATCTTCAAGGATTGGTTGAAAAGGAAATCAACAACGCTTTTACCGCCCTTCAAGAAGAATCTATAGAAAGATTGCTTCGCATATTGGTTTTTATCGATCAATTGGATAAACAATTGGAAGATGATTATCGCGAGATGCTCAAAAGCCTTGACAATTGTGGCTGA
- a CDS encoding DUF4230 domain-containing protein: MRKVLVGAILALAAVLIYRSCADDNQEKRILKENSVLIQQHIENVSKLIVTEGHFAEVYNYADSKELFGSLLTADKKALVVVNAEVSVAYDLSKIDFEIDGENKTVTLQNIPEPEIKINPDFEYYDVSADYLNPFEADDYNAIKQNVNASLRQKIKTSNLMSNAENRLVSELSKLLVLTNSMGWTLVYDHEVMEDDFSIRD, encoded by the coding sequence ATGAGAAAAGTATTGGTAGGAGCCATACTCGCCCTTGCAGCGGTCTTGATTTATAGGTCTTGTGCCGACGATAATCAAGAGAAAAGAATCCTCAAAGAGAATTCGGTGCTCATTCAACAACACATAGAAAATGTCTCAAAATTGATAGTCACAGAAGGCCACTTTGCCGAAGTGTACAATTATGCTGACTCCAAAGAGCTTTTTGGGTCTTTGCTAACCGCCGACAAAAAAGCGTTGGTAGTCGTCAATGCAGAGGTAAGCGTGGCTTATGACCTTTCAAAAATAGATTTTGAGATCGATGGGGAAAACAAAACCGTGACCCTTCAAAATATTCCTGAACCTGAAATCAAGATAAACCCCGATTTTGAATACTACGATGTATCGGCCGATTATCTGAATCCGTTTGAAGCTGATGATTATAATGCCATCAAACAAAACGTGAACGCTTCGTTACGTCAAAAAATTAAAACGTCAAATTTGATGTCAAACGCTGAAAATCGATTGGTCTCAGAGCTTTCAAAGTTGTTGGTGCTGACCAACAGTATGGGGTGGACCCTAGTGTATGACCATGAGGTGATGGAAGATGATTTTTCGATAAGGGATTGA
- a CDS encoding DinB family protein translates to MKTKELYSRRKFMTASGALGASFLMPQIGNGNETTFPRLVNDNIHQFGKREGYGEQISILISMMDWMRFVILRDSKGLSQKEVDFLLDENSNSIGAMLMHLAATERYYQIDTFTGISKSKLGYGVEESVWRAASSLGDAGRKTFKGKPLSFYFDKLAEVREFSKTELKKRNDDWLMEYTNFFGNQPTNNYCKWFHVVEHESNHNGQIRFIKSRVA, encoded by the coding sequence ATGAAAACCAAAGAATTGTATTCCCGTAGAAAGTTTATGACTGCATCAGGGGCCTTGGGGGCGAGTTTTTTGATGCCCCAGATCGGCAATGGTAACGAGACAACATTTCCTAGACTTGTAAATGACAACATACACCAATTCGGTAAACGCGAGGGGTATGGGGAGCAGATAAGCATATTGATTTCGATGATGGACTGGATGCGGTTTGTGATATTGCGCGATTCAAAAGGGCTTTCACAAAAGGAAGTCGATTTTTTGTTGGATGAAAACTCGAACAGTATCGGTGCCATGTTGATGCATTTGGCTGCTACGGAACGCTATTACCAAATCGATACGTTCACAGGCATTTCTAAAAGCAAATTAGGTTATGGGGTCGAAGAAAGCGTATGGCGGGCAGCCAGTAGTTTAGGTGATGCTGGACGCAAAACGTTCAAGGGCAAACCCTTGTCTTTTTATTTTGACAAGTTGGCCGAAGTGCGCGAGTTCTCAAAGACAGAATTGAAAAAAAGGAATGATGATTGGCTTATGGAATACACCAATTTCTTTGGCAATCAGCCTACCAACAATTATTGCAAATGGTTTCATGTGGTAGAACATGAAAGCAATCACAACGGGCAAATACGTTTTATCAAGAGCAGGGTTGCCTAG
- a CDS encoding aromatic amino acid hydroxylase yields METAYESNPILDKLPQHLRQYIKPQNYEDYSPIDQAVWRYVMRKNVDYLSQVAHESYVEGLKKTGISIDHIPNMYGMNRILKEIGWAAVAVDGFIPPAAFMEFQAYNVLVIASDIRQLENIEYTPAPDIIHEGAGHAPIIANPEYAEYLRRFGEIGCKAISSAKDYELYEAVRHLSIIKEADGTPEKEITEAEKHIEELQQNMGKPSEMALIRNLHWWTVEYGLIGMVENPKIYGAGLLSSIGESTWCMTDQVKKIPYSIEAAHTEFDITKPQPQLFVTPDFAFLSQVLEDFADNMALRRGGLDGVQKLINSKELGTLELSTGLQISGNFDKVIAHDGKPVYVQTKGSTALAYREKELIGHGIEKHNDGFGTPIGKLKGINLAIEDMGPRDLKAYNIYEGETITLEFEGKIKISGKIITGTRNLQGKILLVTFENCKVTHGKEVLFESKTGTYSMAVGQEIISAFHGPADVGSFDLVTHELSETTIKKPKTKERQRLETLYLRIREWRENIDTTTSRGKVFQELKENYPNDWLLSVELYELAHVDGNKAFAKEIIDHLETVKQNNPKVGHLIDGGLKLVDMALVN; encoded by the coding sequence ATGGAAACAGCATACGAAAGCAACCCGATTCTCGACAAGCTGCCCCAACATCTGAGGCAGTATATCAAGCCACAGAATTATGAAGACTACTCGCCCATCGACCAAGCCGTTTGGCGGTATGTGATGCGAAAGAACGTCGATTACCTGAGCCAGGTCGCCCATGAATCGTACGTTGAGGGGTTAAAAAAGACAGGGATTTCAATCGACCATATTCCCAACATGTATGGCATGAACCGCATTTTGAAAGAAATCGGTTGGGCGGCAGTGGCCGTTGACGGGTTTATTCCCCCCGCGGCCTTTATGGAGTTTCAGGCCTATAATGTACTGGTCATCGCCTCTGACATTCGCCAGTTGGAAAATATCGAATATACCCCGGCACCCGATATTATTCACGAAGGGGCAGGCCATGCGCCCATAATTGCCAATCCTGAATATGCTGAATACCTAAGACGTTTTGGAGAAATAGGCTGCAAGGCGATTTCAAGTGCCAAAGATTACGAACTCTATGAAGCAGTGCGTCATTTGAGCATTATCAAAGAGGCCGATGGTACCCCTGAAAAAGAAATCACGGAAGCTGAAAAACATATTGAAGAACTGCAACAGAACATGGGCAAACCCAGTGAAATGGCACTCATTCGCAACCTACATTGGTGGACGGTCGAATATGGACTCATCGGCATGGTCGAAAATCCGAAAATCTATGGGGCAGGCTTATTATCATCTATTGGCGAAAGCACTTGGTGCATGACCGATCAAGTGAAAAAAATCCCCTATTCCATAGAGGCCGCACATACTGAATTTGATATCACCAAACCACAGCCCCAATTGTTCGTCACTCCTGATTTTGCCTTTTTGAGCCAAGTACTGGAAGATTTTGCCGACAACATGGCCCTTCGTCGCGGCGGACTTGACGGGGTGCAGAAATTGATCAACTCGAAAGAATTGGGCACCTTGGAACTGAGTACCGGTCTGCAGATTTCGGGCAACTTTGACAAAGTCATCGCCCATGACGGCAAACCTGTTTATGTACAGACAAAAGGGTCTACCGCCTTGGCCTATCGTGAAAAGGAACTTATTGGGCACGGCATTGAAAAACACAACGATGGCTTTGGCACGCCCATCGGTAAATTAAAGGGCATCAATCTGGCCATTGAAGATATGGGGCCACGTGACCTTAAGGCCTATAACATTTACGAAGGTGAAACCATCACCTTGGAGTTTGAGGGAAAGATCAAAATCTCAGGCAAAATCATTACCGGAACCCGTAATTTACAGGGCAAAATATTACTGGTGACTTTTGAAAATTGCAAGGTCACCCACGGCAAAGAAGTTCTTTTTGAGTCAAAAACAGGCACATACAGTATGGCCGTCGGCCAAGAAATCATCTCGGCCTTTCATGGCCCTGCCGATGTAGGCAGTTTCGATCTTGTGACCCATGAACTTTCTGAAACGACCATCAAAAAACCAAAAACCAAAGAACGTCAGCGATTGGAAACATTGTACCTCCGCATAAGGGAATGGCGTGAGAACATTGACACCACCACTTCTCGCGGAAAGGTTTTTCAAGAGCTCAAAGAAAACTATCCGAATGACTGGTTGTTGTCCGTTGAACTTTATGAATTGGCACATGTAGATGGCAATAAGGCGTTTGCCAAAGAAATCATTGACCATTTAGAGACCGTCAAACAAAACAATCCGAAAGTGGGTCATCTAATCGATGGCGGACTCAAGTTGGTCGATATGGCCCTGGTGAACTAG
- a CDS encoding DUF4136 domain-containing protein, with product MKNFKAFALPLLALVFLSSCVSVRVVSDYDTQADFNDYKSYAFYKTGIDKAQISDLDKKRILKAIDTEMNARGFVKSQDPDLLISIFTKEREQVDVYNNFGWGGWGWGGWGWGRWGWGGWNPWLWGPGWGWGGAWGPNVSTRTEGSLYIDLIDTDSKQLVWQGRGVGTLNNTSNIEKKEERIRKFVSQILEKYPPEQELAAN from the coding sequence ATGAAAAATTTTAAAGCTTTTGCGCTTCCTTTACTTGCCTTGGTCTTTCTCAGTTCGTGTGTTTCAGTGCGTGTAGTCTCTGATTATGACACACAAGCTGATTTCAATGACTATAAATCCTACGCTTTTTACAAAACGGGTATCGACAAGGCCCAAATCTCCGATTTGGACAAAAAACGTATTCTTAAGGCCATTGATACAGAGATGAACGCACGAGGTTTTGTTAAATCGCAAGACCCCGATCTTTTGATCAGCATTTTTACCAAAGAACGCGAACAGGTAGACGTCTACAACAACTTCGGCTGGGGTGGCTGGGGTTGGGGCGGCTGGGGCTGGGGCCGCTGGGGCTGGGGCGGTTGGAACCCATGGCTTTGGGGCCCAGGATGGGGCTGGGGCGGTGCTTGGGGACCCAATGTCTCGACCCGCACAGAAGGTTCGCTCTATATTGACCTCATCGATACCGACAGCAAACAATTGGTATGGCAAGGTCGTGGTGTGGGCACTTTGAACAACACCTCCAATATTGAAAAGAAAGAAGAGCGCATACGCAAGTTTGTCTCTCAGATACTCGAGAAATATCCCCCTGAGCAAGAGTTAGCCGCAAACTGA
- a CDS encoding DUF5522 domain-containing protein, whose product MKKILPLEEGDYYLSKEGYKVFTEQYLLKRGYCCESGCRHCPYGFDKKTGLQR is encoded by the coding sequence GTGAAAAAGATATTGCCGCTTGAAGAAGGCGACTACTACCTTTCAAAAGAAGGTTATAAAGTTTTTACCGAACAGTATCTTCTAAAGCGGGGCTATTGCTGTGAAAGCGGTTGTCGGCACTGCCCTTACGGTTTTGACAAAAAAACTGGCTTACAGCGATAA
- a CDS encoding 1-aminocyclopropane-1-carboxylate deaminase/D-cysteine desulfhydrase encodes MKSHNQQIDLPELRERGITLFIKREDELHPHISGNKFRKLKYNLIRAKEEGHSTLLTFGGAFSNHILATACAGNENAFDTIGIIRGEELRKNWKDNPTLQLAAAFGMRFHFVSRDEYRQKTSSVFLEALQAEFGDFYLLPEGGTNTLAIKGCEEILTENDADFDIICCAVGTGGTLTGLINSASREQAVWGYPALKGDFLKEDIRTFAINDNWRLITSYHFGGYAKINCELIDFINDFKNRTGIALDPVYTGKMLYGIFDQAKKGFFSEGSRILAIHTGGLQGIKGMNLVLKKKKLPLLNI; translated from the coding sequence TTGAAAAGTCATAACCAACAGATTGATCTGCCCGAATTACGTGAGCGGGGCATTACGCTTTTTATAAAGCGGGAAGATGAACTGCACCCTCATATTTCAGGAAATAAATTCCGCAAACTGAAATACAATTTGATAAGGGCCAAAGAAGAAGGCCATTCAACCCTGCTGACTTTTGGCGGTGCTTTCTCCAACCATATTTTGGCCACTGCCTGTGCTGGTAATGAGAACGCATTCGACACCATAGGAATCATTCGTGGTGAAGAGCTGCGAAAGAATTGGAAAGATAATCCCACACTACAATTGGCAGCGGCGTTCGGAATGCGATTTCATTTTGTTTCGAGGGATGAATACCGCCAGAAGACCTCTTCTGTGTTTTTGGAGGCATTACAGGCTGAGTTTGGCGATTTTTATTTGTTGCCAGAGGGTGGTACCAACACCCTCGCCATAAAGGGATGTGAAGAAATTTTGACCGAAAATGATGCCGATTTCGATATCATCTGTTGTGCAGTGGGCACTGGGGGCACTTTGACCGGACTCATCAATTCTGCTTCTCGAGAGCAAGCGGTTTGGGGGTATCCCGCACTAAAAGGTGATTTCTTAAAAGAGGATATTCGTACATTTGCAATCAATGATAATTGGCGATTGATAACCAGCTATCATTTTGGGGGCTATGCCAAGATAAATTGTGAACTGATCGATTTCATCAACGATTTCAAAAATCGAACAGGCATTGCCCTCGACCCGGTTTACACGGGCAAAATGCTCTATGGTATTTTTGACCAAGCCAAAAAGGGTTTTTTTTCAGAGGGTTCCCGCATATTGGCCATCCACACAGGGGGGCTTCAGGGCATAAAGGGCATGAACCTTGTACTAAAAAAGAAAAAATTGCCGTTGCTCAACATATGA